DNA sequence from the Mycobacteriales bacterium genome:
CAGCGCAGCGCGCCACTCGGGCTGCGCGTCGACGTCAGCAATGTCGGCGAGGCGCTGGAGTCGCTCGACGGCCCCACCGCGCGCTGATGCTGGTCGACGCCAACCTGCTGCTCTACGCCGTCGACGCCTCGAGCACCCGGCATGACCGAGCGGTCGCCTGGTTGGAGAGCGCGCTCAACGGTCCCCAACGGGTGGGGCTGCCCTGGCAGTCGCTGACCGCTTTCGTCCGCATCACGACCCACCCGCGCGCTCTCGACCGGCCGCTGACGGCCGCCGAGGCGTGGGACTACGTCGACGACTGGCTCTCCTGCGACGTCGCCTGGGTGCCGACGCCCACCCACCGCCACGCGGAGGTGCTCGGCCACCTGATCAGGACCTACGACGTGCGGGGCAACCTGGTCCCTGACGCTCAACTGGCTGCCCTCGCCATCGAGCACGGGCTCGAGATCGCCTCAGCCGACAGCGACTTCGCGCGGTTCCCGGAGGTTCGCTGGTCCAACCCGCTGGTGCAGTGACTTGGCCGTAGGTCAGCGGCGGGCGATCGGTCGCAGGATCCGGTCGCTCGCCGCGACGACCGCCGGGTGGTCCAGCGCCAGCGGTGTCACGTCGGCCACCGCCAGCGCCGACCGGTCCCAGAGCCCGATCGAGGTCCAGTCCGCGTCGTACGCCGACCACCACGAGACCCCGGCCCACTCCCCCGCGTCGTAGAGCCGCCGTGCCCACGCCTGGGTGACCGCCCGGTCCCGGGTCACCACGCGCGACGGCCGCAACCGGAGCGCGGTCAGCCGGCGGGCGTCGTCGAGGTCGCAGACCGCCGGCTCGCCGGCGTACGCCGCCAGCGCGAGCACCGACCCAACCGGCGCGGCCGGCGGTGGGGCGAGCACCGGCGGGGCCCACCGCGGGTAGCGGCCGAGTGCCTCGGCGACGGCCGCCTCGGCCGAGCCGGCGACGTAGAGCACCCGGTAGCCCCCCGCCGGGTCGTCGACCCGGCCGGCGCCCTGGCGCGGCCAGACGAACAGCGGGTGGCCGTTGTCGGTCGGCCGTCGCGCGTCGGGGTGCACGACGCAGACGCGGTAGAGCATCAGGCCACCGAGCGCGCCCGGGCCCGTGGACCGGTGCGGTTCAGGCGAATGCTCCTTGCTCGTGGGCGTGGATCGCGGGCAGCACCGCCGCGAGACCGCGCACCTTGAAGGCGTCGACCGGCCGCGCGCCGGCGAGCACCGGGTCGGACCCGGTCAGCCACAGCACCGCCTGCTCGGGGGTGAACGCCTGCAGCACCCGGCCCAGGAACGCGTCGAGCTCGACCACGGCGGCCGCGTTGACCGCGCTCATCCGCTCCTGGCCGCGCAGCCACCGGCCGGGCTGCGACTTGTTGACGCCGAGCAGGTCGGCGACCACGTTGTTGCCGATCGCGAGCACGGCCCGCCGCAGCGCCTCGGTCGGCCGGTAGACCTCACTCGCCCCGCGCTTCAGCGCCACCTCAGCCATGTACCCAACGATACCTGTTGGGCAGCAGATTTCAGGCTGCTCTCAGGTTCGGCGAGCCACCATGGAACCCGACACCATGGAGCCCGAGCACGACGCGACGAGGAGCCTCCGCATGCCCAGCAAGACCGACGCCACGCCGTACGACGAGAGCGGGACCCCGGCGGTGCTGCTCGAGCGGGCCCTCTTCGAGGCGAAGAAGGTGCTCGTCGGCCAGGACCACATGCTCGAGCGATTGTTCGTCTGCTGGCTGGCCCGCGGCCACTGCCTGCTCGAGGGCGCGCCCGGCCTGGCCAAGACCCTGGCCGCGGAGACGATCGCGCGGGTGCTCGGCGGCACGTTCACCCGGCTGCAGTTCACCCCCGACCTGGTGCCGGCCGACCTCGTCGGCACCCGGATCTACCGGCCCTCGCAGGAGGGCTTCGACGTCGAGCTCGGCCCGGTCTTCGCCAACCTCGTCCTGGCCGACGAGATCAACCGGGCGCCGGCCAAGGTGCAGTCGGCCCTGCTGGAGGTGATGGCCGAGGGGCACGTGTCGATCGGCGGCACGACCTACCCGGTGCCGAGCCCGTTCCTCGTCCTCGCCACCCAGAACCCGATCGAGTCCGAGGGCGTCTACCCGCTCCCCGAGGCGCAGCGCGACCGGTTCCTCATGAAGGTCGTCGTCGACTACCCGTCGCCGCGCGAAGAGGTCGAGATCGTGCACCGGATGAGCGTCGCCCCGCCGCGCGCCGAACGCGTCCTCGACACCGCCCAGCTGGCACGGCTGCAGGCGGCCACCGACGCGGTCTTCGTGCACGACGCGGTCGTCGACTACGCCGTACGCCTCGTCGTCGCCAGCCGCGCCCCCGGCGAGCACGGGCTCACCGAGCTCTCCAGCCTGATCGCGTACGGCGCGAGCCCCCGCGCCACCCTCGGCCTGGTCGCCGGCGGCCGCGCCCTCGCGCTGCTGCGCGGCCGCAACTACGCCCTCCCCCAGGACATCCACGACATCGCCCGGGAGGTGCTCGGCCACCGCCTTCTCCTTACTTATGAGGCGATCGCGGAAGGGGTCGACACGGCCTACGTCGTCGAGCGGCTGATCCGCACCGTCCCCGCGCCCCAGATCGCGCCGAGCCAGGACGGGCCGCGGCTGATCACCGACGTGGCGTGACGACGATGACCGGGCGGCCGACGAGGACCGGGGCGCCGTGACCCTGCGTGACCCGCAGTGGCTGTGGCTGCTCGTGCCGGTCGTCGGGCTGGCCGCGGCCTACCTCGCCCTGACCTGGCGCCGCCGCAGGGACATCGAGGCGTTCGCCGAGCCGGAGATGTTCGCCCGCCTCACGCCGCAGCGGTCACCGGCCGGCCGGCACCTCGCGGCCGGCGCGGTCGCGCTGTCCCTCGTCGCGCTGACGATCGGGCTGGCCCGGCCCGCGCACACCGTCAAGATCCCGCGCCAGCAGGCAATCGTCATGCTCGCGATCGACACGTCGGCGTCGATGGCCGCCAACGACGTCTCGCCCGACCGGCTGGAAGCGGCGGTGCAGACCGCGAAGGAGTTCGTCAAGCAGGTCCCTGCGCGCTTCCAGGTCGGGCTGGTCGCCTTCTCCGACAACGCCCAGGTGCTCGCCACGCCCACCACCGACCACCGCGCGGTCATCGACGCGATCGACGGCCTCACCCTCGGCCGCGGCACCGCCACCGGCAACGGGCTGGAGGCCGCGCTGCAGACCATCGAGGCGTCCCTCGGAGCGAGCGACTCCAAGGAGGCGGCGACCATCGTGCTGCTCTCCGACGGCGTACCGACCGTCGGCGTCCCCGTCGACACCGCCGCGCAGGAGGCGGCCAAGGCCGGCGTGCCGGTGAGCACGATCGCCTTCGGCACCGGCAGCGGGCTGGTGCAGGTCGGCGGGCAGATCGTCTCGGTGCCGGCCGACCCGGCGACCATGAAGGAGATCGCCGACATCACCGGCGGCCGCACGTTCCAGGCCGCGTCGATCGGCGAGCTGCGCGCGGTCTACCAGGACCTGCAGGGCCGGATCGGCTACACGACACAGCAGCACGGGCTCGACGTCGAGTTCCTCGCCGCCGGCATGGCCGCCCTGGTTGCCGCCGCCGGCGTCTCGCTCGCCCTGCGCGGGAGGGTGCTGTGAGCAACGCTCCCGACCGCCGCGGACCCGGCACGGTCACCACCCACGAGGCGGCCCTGCGCCGGCTCGAGCTGATCGTGCGGCTCAAGCTCGACGGCCTGCTGCACGGCGACTACCTGGGCCTGGTGCCAGGCTCCGGGTCGGAGCTCGCCGGCGGCCGCGTCTACTCCCCCGGCGACGACGTACGCCGCATGGACTGGAACCTCACCGCGCGCTCGCAGGAGCCGCACATCCGCGACACGATCGCCGACCGCGAGCTCGAGACGTGGATCGTCGTCGACGCGTCGGCGAGCCTCGACTTCGGCACCGTCGGCTGCGAGAAGCGCGACCTCGCGACCGCGGCTGCGGCGGCGTTCGGCTTCCTGACCGCGCAGGCCGGCAACCGGCTCGGCGCCCTGGTCTTCGACTCCGCCGGGACCGGCATCCTGCCGCCCCGCGGCGGCCGGGCCGCGACGCTCGCGCTGCTGCACCGGATCGAGGCGCGGCCCCGCGCGGTGACCGGCGAGGCCGACCTGGCCGCTGCGCTGACGCGGGTCGCCGGCCTGGCGCGCAGGCGCGGGCTGGTCGTCGTCGTGTCGGACCTGCTCGACACCAGCGACTGGCGGGTGCCGCTGCGGCTGCTGGCGGCGCGGCACGACGTCGTCGTCGCGCAGGTGACCGACCGTCGGGAGGCGGCACTGCCCGCCGTCGGCGTGGTGACGTTCGTCGACCCGGAGTCCGGCCGCCGGGTCGAGGCCCAGACCTCCGACCCGCGCCTGCGCGCACGCTTCGCCACGGCCGCCGCCGCCCAGCGCGAGACCCTCGCCCGGGCGGTGCGCGCGGCCGGTGCCGCGCATCTCGTGCTCGCCACCGACCGCGACTGGGTGCTCGACATCGTGAAGTTCGCCGCGGCCCGGCGGAGGCGGCGATGACCTTCCTCGCGCCGGAGCGGCTCTGGCTGTTCGCCGTACTCCTTGTCCTGGCGGCGGCCTACGTCGTGCTGCGACGGCGGCGCCGGCGCGAGGCGGTCACGTTCCCCAACGCGCTGCTGCTGTCGTCGGTCATGAAGCGGCGGTTCGCCTGGCGCCGGCACGTGCCGGCCGCGGCGGCAGTCCTGGCGCTGGCGGCCGGCATCGTCGGCATCGCCCGGCCCGCGACCGCCGAGCAGGTGCCGCGCGCCGGCGAGGTGATGCTCGCCATCGACATCTCCGGCTCGATGGCCGCGCCCGACGTGACGCCGACGCGGCTAAAGGCCGCGGTCACCGCGGCGACCGGTTTCGTGCACGACGCGCCGTCCAACCTGCGGATCGGGCTGGTGGTGTTCTCCGACCGGGCCACCGTGCTCGCGACGCCGACCACGGACCGGGCGGCGGTCACCGGCGCACTCGCGACCCTCAGACCGGGGCCGGGCACCGCCGCCGGCGAAGGCCTCTACGCGGCGCTGCACGCACTCGGCCCGACGAAGACGACCGGCAGCAAGCCGGCCGCGGCCGTCGTGCTGCTCGCCGACGGCGCCAGCACCGTCGGCCGCTCGCTCGCCGACGCCGCGCAGGCGGCCAAGCAGCAGGGCGTGCCGGTCGACACGGTCGCGTTCGGCACGTCGCACGGCACGGTCCGGCTCGGCGGGCAGACCGTCGCCGTCCCCGTGGAGACGACCGCGCTGCACCAGGTCGCGACGACGACCGGCGGGAAGTTCGAGGCCGCGGCGTCGAGCCAGCAGCTGCGCAGCGTCTACGAGGAGGTCGGCCACGGCGTCGGTTTCGAGACCCGCTACACGGAGTTCGTGCACCTGCTGACCGGGGTCGCCGTCGCGCTGCTGCTCGTCGCTTCGGTGCTGGCGCTGCTCTGGATGCCGAGGCTCGCGTGATGTCCCGAACGCGCCGCGCGAGGACCGAGGCATGACCGACACTGGGGTCGTGGCATCCGAGCACGACGTGGTCTGGGAGCAGTGGCGCGGGCTGATCCGCGCCCGGCGCGACGGGCAGCTCAGCGAGACGGAGTACCGCCGCCGCACCGCCGACCTGCGCCGCCGGCTCGACCAGCTCGGCCTCGCCGCTCCCGACCCGGCCCCTCCGGCGTACGAGCCTGCGCTGCCCCCGCCGACCCGCGAGGCAGCGATCCTGGGACCCGGCGGCGTGCTCACCCTCGTCGTCATCGTGGCGGTGCTGGCGGCCGCCGTCGGCTTCGCCCTGGTCAGCCTCGCCGCCTGAGACACCTCGGCGCCCAAGGTCTAGGCACCGCCCCGCGACCGGCGTAGCGTCCGGCGCAGCGACCACGGTCGCGTGGTCGCCAGACCTCATGGGGGGCGCCATGTCGGCACAGACCACCAAGACCACCACCCCGGTCGAGCACGCCAACGCAGTGCGGTTCCGGCGCAGCAACACGGCCTTCGAGACCGGCGACGTCGCGACGCTGCACGAGCTGTGGTCGCCGGACATCACCTGGATCGAGGGCGGCAACACCCCGTTGGCGGGCACCCACCGCGGCTTCGACAACGTGCTGTCGACCCTGACTGACGGCATCGGAAT
Encoded proteins:
- a CDS encoding TA system VapC family ribonuclease toxin produces the protein MLVDANLLLYAVDASSTRHDRAVAWLESALNGPQRVGLPWQSLTAFVRITTHPRALDRPLTAAEAWDYVDDWLSCDVAWVPTPTHRHAEVLGHLIRTYDVRGNLVPDAQLAALAIEHGLEIASADSDFARFPEVRWSNPLVQ
- a CDS encoding RES domain-containing protein, whose protein sequence is MLYRVCVVHPDARRPTDNGHPLFVWPRQGAGRVDDPAGGYRVLYVAGSAEAAVAEALGRYPRWAPPVLAPPPAAPVGSVLALAAYAGEPAVCDLDDARRLTALRLRPSRVVTRDRAVTQAWARRLYDAGEWAGVSWWSAYDADWTSIGLWDRSALAVADVTPLALDHPAVVAASDRILRPIARR
- a CDS encoding MoxR family ATPase, translating into MPSKTDATPYDESGTPAVLLERALFEAKKVLVGQDHMLERLFVCWLARGHCLLEGAPGLAKTLAAETIARVLGGTFTRLQFTPDLVPADLVGTRIYRPSQEGFDVELGPVFANLVLADEINRAPAKVQSALLEVMAEGHVSIGGTTYPVPSPFLVLATQNPIESEGVYPLPEAQRDRFLMKVVVDYPSPREEVEIVHRMSVAPPRAERVLDTAQLARLQAATDAVFVHDAVVDYAVRLVVASRAPGEHGLTELSSLIAYGASPRATLGLVAGGRALALLRGRNYALPQDIHDIAREVLGHRLLLTYEAIAEGVDTAYVVERLIRTVPAPQIAPSQDGPRLITDVA
- a CDS encoding VWA domain-containing protein is translated as MTLRDPQWLWLLVPVVGLAAAYLALTWRRRRDIEAFAEPEMFARLTPQRSPAGRHLAAGAVALSLVALTIGLARPAHTVKIPRQQAIVMLAIDTSASMAANDVSPDRLEAAVQTAKEFVKQVPARFQVGLVAFSDNAQVLATPTTDHRAVIDAIDGLTLGRGTATGNGLEAALQTIEASLGASDSKEAATIVLLSDGVPTVGVPVDTAAQEAAKAGVPVSTIAFGTGSGLVQVGGQIVSVPADPATMKEIADITGGRTFQAASIGELRAVYQDLQGRIGYTTQQHGLDVEFLAAGMAALVAAAGVSLALRGRVL
- a CDS encoding DUF58 domain-containing protein, coding for MSNAPDRRGPGTVTTHEAALRRLELIVRLKLDGLLHGDYLGLVPGSGSELAGGRVYSPGDDVRRMDWNLTARSQEPHIRDTIADRELETWIVVDASASLDFGTVGCEKRDLATAAAAAFGFLTAQAGNRLGALVFDSAGTGILPPRGGRAATLALLHRIEARPRAVTGEADLAAALTRVAGLARRRGLVVVVSDLLDTSDWRVPLRLLAARHDVVVAQVTDRREAALPAVGVVTFVDPESGRRVEAQTSDPRLRARFATAAAAQRETLARAVRAAGAAHLVLATDRDWVLDIVKFAAARRRRR
- a CDS encoding VWA domain-containing protein — encoded protein: MTFLAPERLWLFAVLLVLAAAYVVLRRRRRREAVTFPNALLLSSVMKRRFAWRRHVPAAAAVLALAAGIVGIARPATAEQVPRAGEVMLAIDISGSMAAPDVTPTRLKAAVTAATGFVHDAPSNLRIGLVVFSDRATVLATPTTDRAAVTGALATLRPGPGTAAGEGLYAALHALGPTKTTGSKPAAAVVLLADGASTVGRSLADAAQAAKQQGVPVDTVAFGTSHGTVRLGGQTVAVPVETTALHQVATTTGGKFEAAASSQQLRSVYEEVGHGVGFETRYTEFVHLLTGVAVALLLVASVLALLWMPRLA